The following coding sequences lie in one Miscanthus floridulus cultivar M001 chromosome 9, ASM1932011v1, whole genome shotgun sequence genomic window:
- the LOC136483507 gene encoding long chain acyl-CoA synthetase 6, peroxisomal-like: protein MAREEQEQEQSTMGAAQRRLRAVSAHVHHQPPPPKAGGCGLAANPVAAEYAHEQGYSVVLPEKLQTGKWNVYRSAHSPLRLINKFPDNPEIGTLHDNFVYAVKTFRDCRYLGTRICPDGTVGDYKWMTYGEASTSRTAIGSGLIYHGIPEGARIGLYFINRPEWIILDHACAAYSYVSVPLYDTLGPDAVQFIVNHATVEVIFCVPQTLSAILNFITQMLCVRLIVVVGGDDSNMPTAPTTTECKIMTYNRLLNEGRMSPQTFRPPKPEDIATICYTSGTTGTPKGAVLSHENLIANVAGSSLGIKFYPSDVYISYLPLAHIYERANQIALLHYGVAIGFYQGDNLKLMDDLAALRPTIFASVPRLYNRIYAVITNAVKESGGLRERLYHTAYNAKRHAMINGTNPSPMWDKLVFNKIKARLGGRMRLMTSGASPLSPDVMEFLRICFGEVLEGYGMTETSCVISTMNIGDRSIGHVGSPNPSCEVKLVDVPEMNYTSEDQPYPRGEICVRGPIIFRGYYKDEVQTREVIDEDGWLHTGDIGLWLPGGRLKIIDRKKNIFKLAQGEYIAPEKIENVYAKCKFIAQCFIYGDSFNSFLVAIVAVELEVLKAWAASEGIQYEDLRQLCADPRARAAVLTDMDSIGKEAQLRGFEFAKAVALVAEPFTLDNGLLTPTFKIKRPQAKAYFAKEISDMYAQLRETELARSKL, encoded by the exons ATGGCgcgggaggagcaggagcaggagcagtccACAATGGGCGCCGCCCAGCGCCGGCTCCGCGCGGTCTCTGCCCACGTCCAccaccagccgccgccgccgaaggcCGGGGGATGCGGCCTCGCCGCCAACCCCGTCGCCGCCGAGTACGCCCACG AACAGGGCTACAGTGTTGTTCTCCCTGAGAAGCTGCAAACTGGAAAGTGGAATGTGTACAG ATCTGCACACTCGCCTCTAAGATTAATAAATAAATTCCCTGATAACCCGGAGATTGGAACGTTGCATGATAATTTTGT ATATGCAGTCAAAACTTTCCGAGATTGTAGATATTTGGGTACAAGAATCTGCCCAGATGGAACAGTTGGAGA CTACAAGTGGATGACATATGGAGAAGCTAGCACGAGCAGAACTGCAATAGGTTCTGGTCTTATTTATCACGGAATACCTGAA GGTGCACGAATTGGTCTATATTTTATAAACAGACCGGAGTGGATCATACTTGACCATGCTTGTGCGGCATACTCATATGTATCTGTACCACTTTATGATACTCTCG GTCCAGATGCAGTTCAGTTTATAGTGAACCATGCAACAGTAGAAGTTATATTCTGTGTGCCACAAACTCTAAGCGCT ATTTTAAACTTTATAACTCAAATGCTGTGTGTTCGTCTTATTGTG GTGGTTGGTGGAGATGATTCAAATATGCCAACTGCACCAACAACTACTGAATGCAAAATTATGACATACAACAGACTACTCAACGAG GGAAGGATGAGTCCTCAAACTTTTCGTCCTCCAAAACCTGAAGATATAGCTACTATCTGCTACACCAGTGGCACTACTGGCACACCAAAG GGAGCTGTACTTTCTCATGAGAACTTAATTGCCAATGTAGCAGGGTCAAGTTTAGGCATTAAGTTTTACCCCTCTGACGT GTACATCTCATATCTACCTTTGGCTCACATCTATGAGAGGGCTAACCAGATTGCATTGCTTCACTATGGTGTTGCCATTGGATTCTACCAAGGG GATAACTTGAAGCTGATGGATGATTTGGCTGCTTTGAGACCAACAATATTCGCAAGTGTTCCCCGGTTATATAACAGAATTTATGCTGT AATTACAAATGCTGTGAAGGAGTCTGGGGGATTGAGAGAAAGGTTGTACCATACAGCATACAATGCCAAGCGACATGCTATGATAAACG GTACAAACCCATCACCTATGTGGGACAAGTTGGTATTTAACAAAATTAAAGCTAGACTTGGCGGACGAATGAGACTTATGACTTCAGGCGCTTCTCCCTTGTCACCAGATGTCATGGAATTTCTAAGAAT ATGCTTCGGTGAAGTTCTTGAAGGGTATGGAATGACAGAGACATCGTGTGTCATCAGTACAATGAATATTGGTGACAGATCAATTGGACATGTTGGATCTCCAAATCCTTCTTGTG AGGTTAAACTAGTGGACGTCCCAGAAATGAATTATACTTCGGAGGATCAACCATATCCTCGTGGAGAAATTTGTGTTAGGGGGCCTATAATATTCCGCGGTTACTATAAAGATGAAGTCCAAAC AAGAGAGGTCATTGATGAGGATGGTTGGTTACATACTGGAGACATAGGTTTGTGGCTGCCTGGAGGGCGTCTGAAAATTATAGATAG GAAAAAGAACATTTTCAAGTTAGCTCAAGGAGAATACATAGCTCCAGAGAAGATTGAGAATGTCTATGCTAAGTGCAAATTCATTGCTCAATGCTTTATATATG GTGATAGTTTCAACTCTTTCCTAGTTGCCATTGTAGCAGTCGAACTGGAGGTGCTGAAGGCTTGGGCTGCATCAGAAGGAATTCAG TACGAGGACTTGAGACAGCTCTGTGCTGATCCTAGAGCAAGAGCTGCTGTCCTGACTGATATGGATTCCATTGGGAAGGAAGCACAG CTAAGAGGTTTCGAATTTGCTAAAGCGGTTGCTCTTGTTGCTGAACCATTCACATTGGATAATGGTCTCCTCACCCCAACATTCAAG ATTAAGAGACCGCAAGCTAAAGCAtactttgcaaaagaaatctCAGATATGTATGCACAGTTGCGAGAGACCGAGTTAGCTAGGTCGAAGTTGTAA